From Natronincola ferrireducens, the proteins below share one genomic window:
- a CDS encoding aminotransferase class IV produces MKGSQKEIHKNYFIKNGSVLSVNKFSADDITKTTSIYEVIRIIQGVPLFLEEHLDRLNQSFRLLNYNFYIDPKDLEKEIYRLVEVNQCYAYNIKVIVNNLETPSPNIYLFFIASNYPHEEQYKKGVSAILYTAERENPNAKVVLKDFRSRVDEKIKSANAFEAILVNQHQQITEGSRSNIFLVKDSILYTAPAEKVLKGVTRNRIIDLSKKIGLAVVEAPITVDFLKECDGIFMTGTSPKVLPIALVDHLPYGSATNSTIVKIRSGYDDLIDDYIKKRS; encoded by the coding sequence ATGAAGGGAAGTCAGAAGGAAATCCATAAAAATTATTTTATTAAAAATGGTAGTGTGCTGTCGGTCAATAAATTTAGTGCCGATGACATCACTAAAACCACTTCAATATATGAAGTGATTCGAATTATCCAGGGAGTACCTCTTTTTTTGGAGGAGCATTTAGATCGCCTAAATCAATCCTTTAGATTATTGAATTATAATTTTTATATAGATCCAAAGGATTTAGAAAAAGAAATTTATAGATTAGTAGAAGTCAATCAATGCTATGCCTACAATATAAAGGTAATCGTGAATAACCTTGAAACCCCATCCCCAAATATATATTTATTCTTCATTGCCAGCAATTACCCCCATGAAGAACAATATAAAAAAGGGGTCTCTGCTATATTGTATACTGCTGAAAGAGAAAATCCTAATGCTAAGGTGGTTTTAAAGGATTTTAGAAGTAGAGTAGATGAAAAAATCAAAAGTGCCAATGCCTTTGAAGCTATTTTAGTGAATCAACATCAGCAGATTACTGAAGGTAGTCGTTCCAATATTTTTTTAGTAAAGGACTCCATCCTCTACACAGCCCCTGCCGAGAAGGTTTTAAAGGGGGTCACAAGGAATCGTATCATTGATCTATCTAAAAAAATAGGACTTGCTGTAGTGGAAGCTCCCATCACTGTAGACTTTTTAAAGGAATGTGATGGAATCTTTATGACGGGAACGTCCCCTAAGGTTCTACCCATTGCCCTAGTGGATCACCTACCCTATGGCTCTGCAACAAATTCTACTATTGTTAAAATTAGAAGTGGCTATGATGATTTAATAGATGACTACATTAAAAAAAGATCTTAA
- a CDS encoding permease — translation MVNTILYSVAFGFLVLSYTKDKTKTRMALKKAWKAFENILPQFLGIIIVIGILLSLLNPQVIGRILGGQSGWLGVIISSLVGAITIMPPFVAFPTAALLLENGAGLMQMGAFISSLMMVGIVTAPIEIQYFGKKLTLWRNVSAFIFSFIVAYVIGRVV, via the coding sequence ATGGTAAATACAATTTTATATTCAGTAGCCTTTGGTTTCTTGGTTTTATCCTATACTAAAGACAAAACGAAGACAAGAATGGCACTAAAAAAAGCTTGGAAAGCCTTTGAAAATATTTTACCGCAGTTTTTAGGTATTATTATCGTCATAGGTATCTTATTATCTCTCCTTAATCCCCAGGTTATTGGACGGATTTTAGGAGGACAATCAGGATGGTTAGGAGTTATCATTTCTTCTCTAGTGGGGGCTATTACTATCATGCCTCCCTTTGTAGCATTTCCTACAGCTGCGCTGTTATTGGAAAATGGAGCTGGCTTGATGCAGATGGGGGCATTTATATCATCACTTATGATGGTGGGGATTGTAACAGCTCCCATAGAAATTCAATACTTTGGTAAAAAACTAACCCTATGGAGAAATGTAAGTGCCTTCATTTTTTCTTTTATTGTAGCTTATGTAATAGGAAGGGTGGTATAG
- a CDS encoding permease, with amino-acid sequence MKKVLKRYRFFIGMSILLLIVTVFNRSIGTNALGVATFSLREMILVVPPVFIMLGLLDVWIPRETMIKYMGEDSGIKGTILAFVMGSAAAGPLYAAFPIALVLMRKGAKFNNILVFIGAWSTTKIPTLLFEISALGIEFTLTRLMVNIPGIIIMAYLLEHFVVSKEKESIYENIKKLERV; translated from the coding sequence ATGAAAAAGGTATTAAAAAGATATAGATTTTTTATAGGCATGTCAATTTTGTTATTGATAGTTACAGTATTTAATAGAAGCATTGGTACCAATGCCTTAGGCGTGGCAACTTTTAGTTTAAGAGAAATGATATTAGTAGTACCTCCAGTATTTATTATGCTAGGGTTACTGGATGTATGGATACCTAGAGAAACTATGATTAAGTACATGGGAGAAGACTCAGGAATTAAAGGAACGATCTTAGCATTTGTTATGGGATCAGCAGCTGCTGGACCTTTATATGCCGCTTTTCCTATAGCATTAGTTCTTATGAGAAAAGGAGCTAAGTTTAACAATATTTTAGTTTTTATAGGGGCTTGGTCAACTACCAAAATTCCGACACTGTTATTTGAAATTTCAGCTCTAGGGATTGAGTTTACATTAACAAGGTTAATGGTGAACATTCCAGGAATTATTATTATGGCCTATTTATTAGAACATTTCGTAGTATCAAAGGAAAAAGAAAGTATTTATGAAAATATTAAAAAGCTGGAACGTGTTTAG
- the fliD gene encoding flagellar filament capping protein FliD, whose amino-acid sequence MDAKYYVHIKLMERSGIMRIGGIASGMDTEQMVRDLMRAERVRMDRFFQQEQRLKWRQEAYNGINRSMANFIVDSRKSFGLARTTATGSMINTSASSFDWVKRATSSNEGVVRATANANAMAGTHTVKVEQLAEVASVTSGDLKGLLEADGRTFKAGSHEFTIATATGHQTFKIGNEDDAIKNMDDLVRAINSATSEEGASLGLRSAYDRDLGQLMINTRETGKEQFITIKDVSKIEGVSPWITFTTKSNEPVDEGVEIKGQDAEITFNGSVIEKSTNNFSVYGINLQLQSEQVAEAQPITIRVDADVDSIFDKVKSFVDEYNKLLDEINGQLGQKHYRDFSPLTNEQKEAMSEKDIELWEEKAKSGLIRNDSILTRTLQTIRSSLYEKVEGVSGSYDHITQLGITTGTYQEGGKLVINEEKLRAAINDDPEGVIDLMFKSPDSSLTGKEKMENTGLVQRIYDGMIDGIKEIVHQSGPGEDSALLRNVRSNILIDFVTGGSRSVLDKDLNSINTRMAREEDLLRRREDRYWQQFTAMEKALASMHQQSSWLMSQMGQQF is encoded by the coding sequence ATGGATGCAAAATACTATGTGCATATAAAGCTTATGGAGAGGAGTGGAATTATGAGAATTGGGGGCATCGCCTCTGGTATGGATACAGAGCAAATGGTACGGGATTTAATGAGGGCAGAAAGAGTAAGGATGGATAGATTTTTTCAGCAGGAGCAGCGTTTAAAGTGGAGACAGGAGGCCTACAACGGCATCAATCGAAGCATGGCAAATTTCATTGTGGATTCCCGTAAAAGCTTTGGTTTAGCAAGAACCACCGCTACAGGGTCCATGATAAATACCAGTGCCAGTAGCTTCGATTGGGTGAAAAGGGCTACATCCAGTAATGAAGGTGTAGTAAGAGCCACAGCCAATGCCAATGCCATGGCTGGAACCCATACGGTGAAGGTGGAGCAGCTGGCTGAGGTGGCCAGTGTTACTAGTGGGGATTTAAAAGGTTTATTAGAAGCGGATGGAAGAACCTTTAAAGCAGGTAGTCATGAATTTACGATAGCAACAGCCACTGGTCACCAGACCTTTAAAATTGGCAACGAAGATGATGCTATAAAAAATATGGATGATTTGGTAAGGGCCATCAATAGTGCTACATCTGAGGAAGGAGCAAGTTTAGGTTTAAGATCTGCTTATGATAGAGATTTGGGGCAATTAATGATTAATACCAGGGAAACTGGAAAAGAGCAGTTTATAACAATAAAAGATGTTTCCAAAATAGAAGGCGTTTCTCCATGGATTACCTTCACCACGAAATCCAATGAACCAGTAGACGAAGGAGTGGAGATAAAAGGACAAGATGCTGAAATTACGTTTAATGGAAGCGTTATAGAAAAAAGCACCAACAACTTTTCGGTTTACGGCATTAACCTCCAGCTTCAAAGTGAACAGGTAGCAGAGGCTCAACCCATCACCATCCGTGTTGACGCCGATGTGGATAGTATTTTTGATAAGGTCAAATCCTTTGTAGATGAATACAATAAGCTATTGGATGAAATCAATGGACAGCTAGGTCAAAAGCACTATAGAGATTTTTCACCCTTAACCAATGAACAAAAAGAAGCCATGTCAGAAAAGGATATTGAGCTTTGGGAGGAAAAGGCTAAGAGTGGATTAATAAGAAATGATAGTATCTTGACTAGAACCCTTCAAACCATAAGAAGCAGTCTATATGAAAAGGTAGAGGGGGTATCGGGAAGCTATGACCATATAACCCAACTGGGGATTACCACTGGTACCTATCAAGAAGGAGGAAAGTTGGTGATCAATGAGGAAAAGCTAAGGGCAGCCATCAATGATGATCCTGAAGGAGTAATAGATTTAATGTTTAAAAGCCCCGATAGCTCCTTGACGGGTAAGGAAAAGATGGAAAATACAGGGTTGGTTCAAAGGATTTATGATGGTATGATAGATGGTATAAAAGAGATTGTCCATCAATCCGGGCCTGGGGAGGATAGCGCTCTATTAAGAAATGTGAGATCCAATATTTTAATTGACTTTGTAACAGGGGGCTCCCGTAGTGTATTAGATAAGGATTTAAACAGTATCAATACTAGAATGGCGAGGGAAGAGGATCTGTTACGGAGACGAGAGGACCGTTACTGGCAGCAGTTTACAGCGATGGAAAAAGCTCTGGCATCTATGCATCAGCAAAGCTCATGGCTCATGTCCCAGATGGGACAACAATTTTAA
- the fliS gene encoding flagellar export chaperone FliS has protein sequence MAMQNPYNQYKENNIMTASPENLTLLLYNGALKFINQGKIFIEQKNVQKSHEVILRAQDIIQELNITLDMKYDISQNLRTLYIYINERLIEANIQKNQAILDEVAGMVTELRDTWKEAMVVAKRGR, from the coding sequence ATGGCAATGCAAAATCCATATAATCAATATAAAGAAAACAACATTATGACAGCATCTCCAGAAAATCTAACCCTATTGTTATATAATGGTGCCTTGAAATTCATCAATCAAGGAAAAATATTTATCGAACAAAAAAATGTACAAAAATCCCATGAAGTTATTCTAAGGGCCCAAGATATTATTCAAGAACTTAATATAACCCTAGATATGAAATACGATATTTCACAAAATTTAAGGACCCTCTATATCTACATAAATGAAAGACTCATAGAGGCCAATATCCAAAAAAATCAGGCTATATTGGATGAGGTAGCCGGCATGGTAACAGAGTTAAGGGATACCTGGAAGGAAGCTATGGTGGTGGCCAAGAGGGGAAGATAG
- the flgN gene encoding flagellar export chaperone FlgN: MKKEEIMDYLLRLSEAKLLLVNKLFKNTEAQSKTLEPEKMQEMEIIIQEKQEIMGKIDIVDKEFVEKYAMLKKLLGITSLQELEGEEVPALKELQKKIGEIVKIIEEVQKLDEGNTEKMKRNIAEAKNNFKAVKAGKKVTAGYKNQYIESHSFFIDKKK; this comes from the coding sequence ATGAAAAAGGAAGAAATTATGGACTATTTACTTCGCCTTAGTGAAGCCAAGCTTCTCTTGGTTAACAAATTGTTTAAAAATACAGAAGCCCAAAGTAAGACGCTAGAGCCTGAAAAAATGCAAGAGATGGAGATCATTATTCAGGAAAAGCAAGAAATTATGGGAAAGATAGATATAGTAGATAAGGAATTTGTAGAAAAGTATGCTATGTTGAAAAAACTATTGGGTATAACCTCCCTGCAGGAACTGGAGGGGGAGGAAGTTCCTGCATTGAAGGAACTACAGAAAAAGATAGGAGAGATTGTCAAGATTATAGAAGAAGTACAAAAGCTAGATGAAGGAAATACAGAAAAAATGAAAAGAAACATTGCTGAGGCAAAAAATAATTTTAAAGCTGTAAAGGCTGGAAAAAAAGTTACTGCAGGATATAAAAATCAATATATAGAAAGTCATTCCTTCTTTATTGATAAGAAAAAATAA
- the hpf gene encoding ribosome hibernation-promoting factor, HPF/YfiA family produces MKVIISGKNIEVTDALKGIVESKISKLDKYFNEGAEAQATLTVEKSRQIIEVTIPINGSILRAEESTHDMYTSIDKVVDKLIRQLTKHKTRLERNRVSNYETIRFENILLSENEEESFEPKIVKTKRFALKPMNSEEAVLQMDLIGHNFFVFANADTDEVNVVYKRRDGNYGLIEPEFD; encoded by the coding sequence ATGAAGGTTATCATAAGTGGAAAAAACATTGAAGTAACCGATGCCTTAAAAGGAATAGTTGAATCCAAGATCTCTAAGCTAGACAAATATTTTAATGAAGGAGCTGAAGCCCAAGCCACCCTAACAGTGGAGAAGTCAAGACAAATTATAGAAGTAACAATTCCCATCAATGGCTCTATTTTAAGGGCAGAAGAGTCTACCCATGACATGTATACCTCCATTGATAAGGTTGTGGATAAGTTAATTCGTCAGTTAACTAAGCACAAAACACGACTTGAGAGAAATCGCGTTAGTAATTATGAGACTATACGCTTTGAAAATATCTTGCTTTCTGAGAACGAAGAAGAAAGCTTTGAACCTAAGATTGTAAAAACAAAACGTTTTGCCTTGAAGCCTATGAACTCAGAAGAAGCTGTTTTACAGATGGATTTAATAGGTCACAATTTCTTTGTATTTGCCAATGCAGATACCGATGAAGTAAATGTTGTTTATAAAAGAAGGGATGGAAACTATGGTTTGATTGAGCCAGAGTTCGATTAA
- a CDS encoding DUF5317 domain-containing protein produces MMLEGILLGILVGKIRGGKFKRLGTTMLRFSWFILLTFILRLGIDIMISLGYPLVIEYRMILYVIAYSLLFIALFLNMHFKCMWFIMLGSIANFAAIILNSGSMPVDMRVLETVGFQNMMNSIQLGTLPQYIPLEEAKLYTEYLGRRLSMPSFYPLKQVFSGGDILIVIGIFFLIQNMMTPSIYHRTSKVIRFDHKSKALK; encoded by the coding sequence ATGATGCTAGAGGGTATATTGTTAGGAATCCTTGTAGGTAAAATCAGAGGGGGAAAATTTAAAAGATTGGGCACCACAATGCTGAGATTTTCATGGTTTATTTTGTTGACCTTTATTTTACGGTTGGGGATAGACATTATGATATCTTTAGGATATCCCCTAGTGATCGAATACAGGATGATTTTATACGTTATTGCCTACAGTCTTTTATTTATAGCTCTATTCCTCAATATGCACTTTAAGTGTATGTGGTTTATTATGCTAGGGTCTATAGCCAACTTTGCAGCTATCATCCTCAATAGTGGTAGTATGCCTGTGGATATGAGGGTACTGGAGACCGTTGGATTTCAAAATATGATGAATTCCATCCAGTTAGGAACCCTGCCCCAATACATACCTCTAGAAGAAGCCAAATTGTATACAGAGTATTTAGGAAGAAGATTGTCTATGCCCTCCTTCTATCCTTTAAAGCAGGTTTTTAGTGGAGGAGATATTTTGATTGTAATCGGTATTTTCTTTTTAATTCAAAATATGATGACACCTTCAATCTACCATCGAACCTCAAAGGTTATTCGATTTGATCATAAAAGTAAAGCCCTAAAATAA
- the secA gene encoding preprotein translocase subunit SecA: MKKLFEKFFGTYSERELKKLDKIIQQIEGLEQEYTKLRDEELRQKTFEFKERLQKGETLDDILPEAFATVREAAFRVLGMKHYRVQLYGGIVLHQGRIAEMKTGEGKTLMATLPVYLNALGGKGCHVVTVNDYLAKRDQEWMGKVYSFLGLTVGVIHHGINQQERRAAYNSDITYGTNNEFGFDYLRDNMVIYKDDKVQRELNYAIVDEVDSILIDEARTPLIISGQGEKSTKMYHVVDHFVKTLRKEDDYTIDEKANSVALTETGVEKAERAFGIENLSDLNNMELSHHINQALKARSLMKRDKDYVVKDGEVIIVDDFTGRLMFGRRYSDGLHQAIEAKEGMDIQRESKTLATITFQNYFRMYNKLSGMTGTAKTEEEEFISIYKMDVVEIPTNKPVVREDYPDAIYQTENGKFQALAREIEEKHQKGQPVLVGTISIEKSEELSKLLKRRGIPHEVLNAKHHEREADIVAQAGRKGAVTIATNMAGRGTDILLGGNPEFLAKQELKRKGYDDEVIAQVTSFADTDNEEVVTARRLYDDLFKQYKIETDKEHQEVTGVGGLHIIGTERHESRRIDNQLRGRAGRQGDPGSSRFYISLEDDLMRLFGGDRMQGFVEKMGLQEDEAIEHNLLSKSIENAQKKVEGRNFGIRKHVLQYDDVMNKQREVIYGERKKVLAGENMRDHIFNMLGNIIDNAIAIYTADGQYPEEWDLKGLEENLSNVFLPKDMLIFENVEDLNLETLKEEIMELAEGLYSKKEEEVGPEGIREIERVVLLQVIDTKWMDHIDAMDQLRQGIGLRAIGQVDPVRAYQVEGFDMFQEMINKIQEDTVRYLFNMEKEVKLQRKQVANPTAATHGDGEDSKAKPVAKKEEAGRNEPCPCGSGKKYKKCCGQ, from the coding sequence TTGAAAAAGTTATTTGAGAAATTTTTTGGCACCTATAGTGAAAGAGAACTAAAAAAATTAGATAAAATTATTCAGCAAATAGAAGGATTGGAGCAAGAGTATACGAAGCTTAGGGATGAAGAATTAAGACAAAAAACCTTTGAGTTTAAAGAAAGGCTTCAAAAGGGTGAAACGTTGGATGATATCCTACCGGAGGCATTTGCTACTGTTAGGGAGGCGGCCTTCAGGGTCTTGGGCATGAAGCACTACAGGGTACAACTCTATGGTGGTATTGTACTCCACCAAGGTCGGATTGCTGAGATGAAGACAGGGGAAGGTAAAACCCTCATGGCAACCCTTCCAGTCTATCTAAATGCTCTTGGAGGAAAGGGCTGCCATGTAGTAACCGTCAATGATTACTTAGCTAAAAGAGACCAGGAATGGATGGGGAAGGTCTATAGCTTTTTAGGATTAACGGTGGGGGTTATCCACCATGGTATTAATCAACAGGAGAGAAGAGCTGCCTATAACAGTGATATCACCTATGGTACCAACAATGAATTTGGTTTCGACTATTTAAGGGACAACATGGTAATCTACAAAGATGATAAGGTCCAAAGGGAATTAAACTATGCTATCGTGGATGAGGTAGATAGTATATTAATCGACGAAGCTAGGACTCCTTTGATTATTTCAGGCCAGGGTGAAAAATCCACCAAGATGTATCATGTTGTGGATCATTTTGTAAAAACCCTAAGAAAAGAAGATGACTATACGATAGATGAGAAGGCAAATTCTGTAGCCCTAACAGAGACAGGGGTAGAAAAGGCGGAAAGAGCCTTTGGTATTGAAAATCTTTCTGACTTAAATAATATGGAGTTATCCCACCATATTAACCAAGCCCTTAAGGCTCGAAGTCTCATGAAACGAGATAAGGATTATGTTGTAAAGGATGGAGAAGTAATTATTGTTGACGATTTCACCGGACGTTTGATGTTTGGTCGTAGATATAGCGATGGATTACACCAAGCCATAGAGGCAAAGGAAGGGATGGATATCCAAAGGGAGTCCAAAACCCTAGCAACCATTACCTTCCAAAATTATTTTAGAATGTATAATAAGCTGTCGGGGATGACGGGAACAGCCAAGACAGAGGAAGAGGAATTTATATCTATTTATAAAATGGATGTAGTAGAAATCCCAACCAATAAGCCTGTAGTTCGGGAGGATTATCCTGATGCCATCTATCAAACAGAAAACGGTAAATTCCAAGCTTTAGCCAGAGAAATAGAAGAAAAGCATCAAAAAGGACAGCCGGTACTGGTGGGGACCATCTCTATAGAAAAGTCAGAGGAACTGTCAAAACTATTAAAGCGCAGGGGTATACCCCATGAAGTATTAAATGCAAAGCACCATGAAAGGGAAGCAGATATTGTGGCCCAAGCTGGAAGAAAAGGGGCTGTAACCATTGCCACCAATATGGCGGGTCGGGGAACCGATATCCTTTTAGGAGGGAACCCTGAATTTTTAGCAAAACAGGAGCTGAAGCGAAAAGGCTATGATGATGAGGTAATAGCTCAGGTCACCAGCTTTGCTGATACTGATAATGAAGAAGTTGTTACTGCTAGAAGACTTTATGATGATCTTTTTAAGCAGTACAAGATAGAGACCGATAAGGAGCATCAGGAGGTTACCGGGGTAGGAGGTCTCCATATTATCGGTACAGAAAGACATGAATCTCGAAGAATAGACAATCAGTTAAGGGGGCGTGCTGGCCGACAGGGAGATCCAGGATCCAGTAGATTTTATATTTCTCTAGAGGATGATTTAATGCGTCTCTTTGGTGGAGATAGAATGCAGGGTTTTGTAGAGAAAATGGGCCTCCAGGAGGATGAAGCCATTGAACACAACCTGCTGTCAAAGTCCATAGAAAATGCCCAAAAGAAGGTGGAGGGTAGAAACTTTGGTATTCGTAAACACGTCCTACAATATGATGATGTTATGAATAAACAGAGGGAAGTTATCTATGGTGAGCGGAAAAAGGTATTGGCGGGAGAAAATATGCGGGATCATATTTTCAACATGCTGGGGAATATTATAGACAATGCTATTGCCATTTATACTGCCGATGGTCAGTATCCTGAGGAATGGGACTTAAAGGGTTTGGAAGAAAATTTAAGCAATGTTTTTCTACCAAAGGATATGCTGATATTTGAAAATGTTGAGGATTTAAACCTAGAAACCCTGAAGGAGGAAATTATGGAGCTGGCTGAGGGGCTCTATAGTAAAAAGGAAGAAGAGGTTGGGCCAGAAGGAATCCGTGAAATCGAAAGGGTTGTATTATTACAGGTTATCGATACGAAATGGATGGATCATATCGATGCCATGGATCAACTAAGACAGGGTATTGGCTTAAGGGCTATTGGTCAAGTGGACCCTGTAAGGGCCTATCAAGTAGAAGGCTTTGATATGTTCCAGGAGATGATCAATAAGATTCAAGAGGATACAGTAAGATATTTATTTAATATGGAAAAGGAAGTAAAGCTTCAAAGAAAACAGGTGGCCAATCCCACAGCTGCCACCCACGGGGATGGAGAGGATAGTAAAGCCAAGCCTGTTGCAAAAAAAGAAGAGGCTGGAAGAAATGAACCCTGTCCATGTGGCAGTGGTAAAAAATACAAAAAATGCTGTGGACAATAA
- the prfB gene encoding peptide chain release factor 2 (programmed frameshift): MLNLDIYKQQLLGMHEEIKEMRASLDIEAIEKILEEYEAKMGVEGFWNDPSAAQEILKKSKELKNKIEIFEGLIAAHEELETMILFIEEGDSSFEKEMLESMKRLQETIDAMKIETLLKGEYDKNNCIVSIHAGTGGLDAQDWAKMLWRMYTRWAEEKNYRVKLLDLLQDPEAGIKSVTLLIEGLNAYGYLKAEKGVHRLVRISPFDSSGKRHTSFASVDVMPEMDDTVEVDIKATDLKIDTYRASGAGGQHVNKTDSAVRITHLPTGIVVQCQNERSQHTNRDTAMKMLKAKLLELKELEQKEKIEDIQGEYSQIAWGSQIRSYVFNPYNLVKDHRTNIEVGNIQAVMDGDIDLFINGFLQKSLEG, translated from the exons GTGCTAAATTTAGATATTTATAAACAGCAGCTTTTAGGAATGCATGAAGAAATTAAGGAAATGAGGGCTTCCCTT GACATAGAAGCTATAGAAAAGATTCTTGAGGAATACGAGGCAAAGATGGGGGTTGAGGGGTTTTGGAATGATCCCTCAGCTGCTCAGGAAATCTTAAAAAAATCAAAGGAATTAAAAAACAAAATAGAAATCTTTGAGGGCTTGATAGCAGCCCATGAAGAGCTGGAAACCATGATTCTCTTTATTGAAGAGGGGGACAGCTCCTTTGAAAAAGAAATGCTGGAGAGTATGAAGAGATTACAAGAAACCATCGATGCCATGAAGATAGAAACCCTTTTGAAGGGGGAGTACGATAAAAATAATTGTATTGTATCTATTCATGCTGGAACAGGGGGATTAGATGCTCAAGATTGGGCAAAAATGCTGTGGCGGATGTATACCCGATGGGCAGAGGAGAAAAACTATAGGGTAAAGCTATTGGATCTCCTACAGGACCCTGAAGCTGGTATTAAAAGCGTCACCCTACTTATAGAAGGTTTAAATGCCTATGGTTATTTAAAGGCAGAGAAGGGAGTCCACCGACTGGTTCGTATTTCACCCTTTGATTCCTCTGGCAAGCGACATACCTCCTTTGCTTCGGTGGATGTGATGCCAGAGATGGATGATACAGTGGAGGTGGACATCAAGGCAACGGATTTAAAAATAGATACCTATAGGGCCAGTGGTGCTGGAGGACAGCATGTTAATAAAACAGATTCAGCTGTACGGATTACCCATCTACCTACAGGTATTGTAGTTCAGTGTCAAAATGAAAGATCTCAGCATACCAACCGAGATACTGCCATGAAGATGCTGAAGGCAAAGCTATTAGAACTAAAGGAATTGGAGCAAAAAGAAAAAATTGAAGACATTCAAGGGGAATATAGTCAAATTGCGTGGGGGAGTCAAATCCGATCCTATGTATTCAACCCCTATAATCTGGTGAAGGATCATCGAACCAATATAGAAGTAGGAAACATTCAAGCCGTTATGGATGGGGATATAGACCTATTTATCAATGGATTTTTACAGAAAAGCCTAGAGGGATAA